Proteins encoded within one genomic window of Eurosta solidaginis isolate ZX-2024a chromosome 1, ASM4086904v1, whole genome shotgun sequence:
- the pch2 gene encoding pachytene checkpoint protein 2 homolog, whose translation MNLLSAKCTIHVEICLKPSENRLEMLEKLLDVAVREYIALAKVPIGESVKMDTKTVESNDVLKDLQLVESLILESEAKRSGEFLNAVDLKNVILHFYSPQRRLMELETFDGDSGEGEDDDAVPASSHWLLPSHSFLHLWENLIYEDGLKEKLLKFALSALIFSQHSVNPHIISCNRLILLHGPPGTGKTSLCKALAQKLAIRVRRTFRHTHLIEINSHSLFSKWFSESGKLVMRLFAKIREIVIDPHNLVCVLIDEVESLAYARDCMSGQEPKDAMRVVNALLTQLDAIKEHPNVLILATSNLADTIDLAFLDRADIKQYIGLPSSIAIKRIYTTMLMEMMRIGIITEQSLRDDDRHEGLLSALAEHSIGLSGRALRKLPFLAHAVHTASSDFDLNGKIGLCDFLDAMLAALEQHHTDKKLIKK comes from the exons ATGAATTTATTAAGTGCCAAATGTACCATACATGTGGAAATATGCCTTAAACCAAGTGAAAA CCGTCTAGAGATGTTGGAAAAATTGCTCGATGTCGCTGTGCGCGAGTATATTGCATTGGCAAAAGTACCCATTGGCGAGTCTGTAAAAATGGACACCAAAACGGTTGAAAGTAATGATGTACTTAAAGATCTTCAATTGGTGGAATCACTAATTCTAGAAAGTGAAGCCAAACGCAGTGGAGAG TTCCTCAACGCAGTAGATTTAAAAAATGTGATACTACACTTCTATAGCCCACAGCGACGCCTAATGGAGCTCGAAACATTTGATGGTGATTCGGGTGAGGGGGAAGATGACGATGCAGTACCAGCATCAAGTCATTGGCTGTTGCCATCACATAGTTTTTTGCATTTATGggaaaatttaatttatgaaGATGGTTTAAAAGAAAAG CTCTTGAAATTCGCACTTTCTGCCTTAATATTCTCTCAGCATAGCGTTAATCCACATATAATATCCTGCAATCGTTTGATCTTACTACACGGTCCACCAGGCACTGGTAAGACGAGTCTGTGCAAAGCTTTAGCACAAAAATTGGCCATACGAGTACGTCGTACATTTCGTCATACACATCTGATCGAAATTAATAGTCACAGTTTATTTTCAAAATGGTTTTCAGAGAGTGGTAAACTAGTTATGCGTTTATTTGCGAAAATACGTGAAATTGTTATAGATCCACATAATCTCGTTTGTGTGCTAATCGATGAAGTTGAATCGCTGGCCTACGCACGCGATTGTATGTCAGGCCAAGAACCAAAAGATGCTATGCGTGTAGTTAACGCATTATTAACGCAATTAGATGCTATTAAGGAGCATCCAAATGTGTTGATATTGGCCACATCTAATTTAGCAGATACTATTGATTTGGCGTTTTTAGATCGTGCAGATATTAAACAATATATTGGACTACCAAGTTCTATTGCCATTAAACGCATTTACACGACAATGTTAATGGAAATGATGCGTATAGGCATAATAACGGAGCAGTCGCTTAGAGATGATGACCGTCATGAGGGTTTGTTGTCAGCGCTTGCTGAACATAGCATTGGTCTAAGTGGTCGTGCTTTACGAAAACTACCGTTTTTAGCGCATGCAGTACATACAGCGAGTTCAGATTTTGATTTAAATGGAAAAATTGGATTATGTGATTTTTTGGACGCTATGTTGGCGGCACTCGAGCAACATCACACCGATAAAAAGCTGATAAAGAAATAG